One window from the genome of Streptococcus salivarius encodes:
- a CDS encoding pyridoxal phosphate-dependent aminotransferase has product MTKLSNRVLQMEESVTLAASARAKALKAQGRDILSLTLGEPDFVTPKNIQDAAITSIENGKASFYTVASGLPELKDAISTYMENFYGYAVKPNEVVVGTGAKFILYAFFATIINPGDEVIIPTPCWVSYVDQVKMVEGVPVTFQTTEANHFKATVEQLEAARTEKTKVVLLNSPSNPTGMIYSKEELQAIGDWAVEHDILILADDIYGRLVYNGNTFTPISSLSDAIRKQTIVINGVSKTYAMTGWRVGFAVGDPEIISGMAKIISQTTSNLTAVSQYAAIEALTGDQSSIEEMRQAFEERLNTIYPLLAEVPGFEVIKPQGAFYLFPNVKKAMEIKGYTNVNDFTNAILEEAEVALVTGAGFGAPENIRLSYATDLDTLKEAVRRIKAFMEK; this is encoded by the coding sequence ATGACAAAATTATCAAATCGTGTATTACAAATGGAAGAAAGTGTTACTTTAGCTGCCAGTGCGCGTGCTAAAGCTCTTAAAGCTCAAGGACGTGATATCTTGAGTTTGACACTTGGTGAACCAGATTTTGTAACACCTAAGAACATTCAAGATGCTGCTATTACCTCTATTGAAAATGGTAAGGCAAGTTTCTATACCGTAGCTTCTGGACTTCCAGAACTTAAGGATGCGATTAGCACTTACATGGAAAACTTCTATGGCTATGCTGTAAAACCAAATGAGGTTGTTGTCGGCACTGGTGCGAAGTTTATCTTATATGCTTTCTTTGCTACGATCATCAATCCTGGTGATGAAGTCATTATTCCAACACCCTGCTGGGTTTCGTATGTAGACCAAGTTAAAATGGTTGAGGGTGTTCCAGTCACTTTCCAAACGACTGAAGCTAATCACTTTAAAGCAACAGTTGAACAACTTGAAGCTGCTCGCACTGAAAAAACTAAAGTTGTCTTGCTTAATTCTCCATCAAATCCAACAGGAATGATTTACAGCAAGGAAGAATTGCAAGCAATCGGTGACTGGGCGGTTGAGCACGATATCTTAATTTTAGCAGATGATATCTATGGCCGTTTGGTCTATAATGGCAACACCTTTACTCCAATTTCAAGTCTTTCAGATGCCATTCGTAAGCAAACAATTGTGATTAATGGTGTTTCCAAGACCTATGCTATGACAGGTTGGCGTGTTGGTTTTGCTGTCGGAGATCCAGAAATTATTTCAGGTATGGCTAAGATTATCAGTCAAACGACATCAAATCTTACAGCAGTTTCTCAATATGCTGCGATTGAAGCCTTAACTGGTGATCAGTCTTCTATCGAAGAAATGCGTCAGGCTTTTGAGGAACGTTTGAATACGATTTATCCACTCCTAGCTGAAGTGCCTGGCTTTGAAGTCATCAAACCTCAAGGTGCCTTTTACCTCTTCCCTAATGTTAAAAAAGCGATGGAAATCAAAGGCTACACAAATGTTAATGATTTTACAAACGCTATTCTTGAAGAGGCTGAAGTCGCTTTGGTAACAGGTGCAGGATTCGGCGCACCTGAAAATATTCGTCTTAGCTATGCAACAGACTTAGATACTTTGAAAGAAGCAGTCCGTCGAATCAAAGCCTTTATGGAAAAATAG
- the queD gene encoding 6-carboxytetrahydropterin synthase QueD: MFFAPKEIKKETGESLVYNPHRTMVSKEFTFDAAHHLFNYEGKCKSLHGHTYHLQIAVSGYLDERGMTYDFGDLKSIYKDHLEPQLDHRYLNETLPYMNTTAENMVFWIFQTTSQHLPEERGLRLEYVRLYETPTAFAEFRREWLDD; encoded by the coding sequence ATGTTCTTTGCACCGAAAGAAATCAAGAAAGAAACAGGTGAGTCCTTGGTTTACAATCCTCATCGTACAATGGTTTCTAAAGAGTTTACTTTTGATGCTGCCCACCATCTCTTTAATTATGAAGGCAAATGCAAATCACTTCACGGCCATACCTACCATCTTCAGATTGCAGTAAGTGGATACTTGGATGAGCGTGGTATGACCTACGATTTTGGTGATCTAAAGAGCATTTATAAGGACCATTTGGAACCACAGTTAGATCACCGTTATCTCAATGAGACTCTGCCTTATATGAATACAACTGCGGAAAATATGGTTTTCTGGATTTTCCAGACGACGAGTCAACATCTGCCAGAGGAGAGAGGACTTCGTTTGGAATATGTGCGTCTTTATGAAACACCAACAGCCTTCGCAGAGTTTAGACGGGAGTGGTTGGATGACTAG
- a CDS encoding MFS transporter — MFKRTYKGNIPLLAGLEFTSYFGITSFWILFFIQNGLSLLQIGLLESIFHGTSLLCEIPSGMLADRFSYKTNLYLARLASIGSSVLILLGQGNFWIYAIAMMVNAWSYNFDSGTSTAFLYDSAVEAGQKDRYLQISSFLSGVAEVTRTLGTVVAGFFVHGALAWTYHIAIGLSLVSILLIFLMKEPETKSDERDRLTLKRILVVVKQEWQEKPVLFYWMLTYQLLGTIMCMFYFYYQQKISDLASWQVSLIMVVGSLLNLLAVYLASQIGKKWNSNQVFPILVALTGLALLLVWLRTPFAYLSVYLLTNALYAVYQPIYYNDLQGYLPSSVRATMLSINSMMFSLSMIVIFPLTGWFIDSYGFVVVFIILGLVTLFSFPLLLIGLWKMGKIINKGTKMD, encoded by the coding sequence ATGTTTAAAAGAACTTACAAAGGCAATATTCCACTTCTAGCAGGACTGGAATTCACATCTTATTTTGGAATCACCAGTTTTTGGATTTTATTTTTCATTCAGAATGGTCTTTCCTTACTTCAAATCGGTTTACTAGAAAGTATCTTTCATGGGACAAGTCTCTTGTGTGAGATTCCATCAGGTATGTTGGCCGATCGGTTTAGCTACAAGACCAATCTCTATTTGGCTCGCTTGGCCAGTATTGGATCCTCTGTCTTGATCTTACTTGGTCAGGGAAATTTTTGGATCTATGCGATTGCCATGATGGTCAATGCTTGGTCTTACAATTTTGACTCGGGGACCAGTACGGCTTTCTTATATGATTCAGCAGTTGAAGCAGGTCAAAAGGACCGCTACCTTCAGATTTCTAGCTTTTTGTCTGGTGTGGCAGAAGTCACCCGAACTCTAGGTACAGTTGTTGCTGGTTTCTTTGTTCACGGAGCCTTGGCCTGGACCTATCATATTGCGATTGGCCTTTCATTAGTTTCCATTCTCTTGATTTTTCTGATGAAGGAGCCAGAAACTAAGAGTGATGAAAGAGATCGCTTAACCTTAAAACGGATATTGGTGGTGGTGAAACAAGAATGGCAGGAGAAGCCGGTCTTATTTTACTGGATGCTCACCTATCAACTGCTAGGAACTATCATGTGTATGTTTTATTTTTACTACCAACAGAAAATCAGTGACCTAGCCAGTTGGCAAGTATCGCTCATCATGGTTGTTGGTAGTCTCTTAAATCTTCTAGCTGTTTATCTAGCTAGTCAAATCGGGAAAAAATGGAATAGCAATCAAGTCTTTCCAATTCTGGTTGCGCTGACAGGGTTGGCCTTGCTGTTGGTATGGTTGAGAACTCCATTCGCCTATCTAAGTGTTTATCTCTTGACCAATGCACTTTATGCGGTTTATCAACCCATTTACTACAATGATTTACAAGGCTATTTACCATCCAGTGTAAGGGCAACCATGCTGAGCATCAATTCGATGATGTTTAGTCTATCCATGATTGTCATCTTCCCACTGACGGGTTGGTTCATCGATAGTTATGGATTTGTAGTAGTCTTTATCATCCTGGGCCTTGTAACGCTATTCTCTTTCCCTCTCTTACTGATTGGATTGTGGAAAATGGGCAAGATAATAAATAAAGGGACAAAGATGGATTAA
- a CDS encoding RidA family protein — protein sequence MAKTIHTDKAPAAIGPYVQGKIVGNLLFASGQVPLSPETGEIIGETIQEQTEQVLKNVGAILAEAGTDFDHVVKTTCFLSDINDFVPFNEVYATAFTSDFPARSAVEVARLPKDVKIEIEVIAEID from the coding sequence ATGGCAAAAACTATTCATACTGATAAAGCACCAGCAGCAATCGGACCTTATGTTCAAGGTAAAATTGTTGGCAATCTTTTGTTCGCTTCTGGTCAAGTACCATTGTCACCAGAAACAGGTGAAATCATTGGCGAAACAATTCAAGAACAAACAGAACAAGTTCTTAAAAATGTTGGGGCTATTTTGGCAGAAGCTGGTACAGACTTTGACCACGTTGTCAAAACAACTTGCTTCCTAAGTGACATTAACGATTTCGTTCCATTTAACGAAGTGTATGCAACTGCCTTTACATCTGATTTCCCAGCACGTTCTGCGGTAGAAGTGGCACGTTTGCCAAAAGATGTTAAAATTGAAATCGAAGTTATCGCTGAGATTGATTAA
- the asnS gene encoding asparagine--tRNA ligase codes for MSKQLVSIIDVPKHVGEEITIGAWVANKSGKGKLAFLQLRDGTAFFQAVAFKPNFIEKYGEEEGTEKFDTVKRLSQETSVYVTGVVKEDERSKFGYELDVTAVEVIGESHDYPITPKEHGTDFLMDNRHLWLRSRKQMAVQQIRNAIIYATYEFFDKNGFIKFDSPILSGNAAEDSTELFETDYFGTPAYLSQSGQLYLEAGAMALGRVFDFGPVFRAEKSKTRRHLTEFWMMDAEYSFLSHDESLDLQEAYVKALIQGVIDRAPQALEILERDVDLLKKYIAEPFKRVSYDEAIDLLQAHENDEDTDYEHLEHGDDFGSPHETWISNYFGVPTFVVNYPASFKAFYMKPVPGNPERVLCADLLAPEGYGEIIGGSMREDDYDALVAKMDELGMDRSEYEFYLDLRKYGSVPHGGFGIGIERMVTFVAGTKHIREAIPFPRMLHRIKP; via the coding sequence ATGTCTAAACAATTAGTTTCAATTATTGATGTGCCTAAACACGTGGGCGAAGAAATCACTATCGGTGCATGGGTAGCTAACAAATCAGGTAAAGGGAAATTGGCCTTTCTTCAATTGCGTGATGGAACTGCCTTCTTCCAAGCGGTAGCTTTCAAACCTAACTTCATCGAAAAATACGGTGAAGAAGAAGGTACTGAAAAATTTGATACTGTTAAACGCCTTAGCCAAGAAACATCAGTTTATGTGACTGGTGTGGTCAAAGAAGACGAACGTTCAAAATTTGGTTACGAGTTGGATGTGACAGCAGTAGAAGTCATCGGTGAATCACATGATTATCCAATCACACCAAAAGAACACGGAACTGACTTCTTGATGGATAATCGTCACCTTTGGTTGCGTTCACGTAAACAAATGGCTGTCCAACAAATTCGTAATGCGATTATTTACGCAACTTACGAATTCTTTGATAAAAATGGTTTCATCAAATTTGATAGTCCAATTTTGTCAGGAAATGCAGCTGAAGATTCAACAGAATTGTTTGAAACGGATTACTTTGGTACACCTGCTTACCTAAGCCAATCTGGTCAGCTTTACCTTGAAGCTGGTGCCATGGCTCTTGGTCGTGTATTTGACTTTGGTCCTGTTTTCCGTGCCGAAAAATCAAAAACACGCCGTCACTTGACTGAGTTCTGGATGATGGATGCTGAGTATTCATTCTTGTCACATGATGAGTCACTTGATTTGCAAGAAGCTTATGTTAAAGCTCTTATTCAAGGTGTTATTGATCGTGCGCCACAAGCTCTTGAAATCCTTGAACGTGATGTAGATCTTCTTAAGAAATACATTGCTGAGCCATTCAAACGCGTGTCTTATGATGAAGCTATCGACCTTCTTCAAGCACATGAAAATGATGAAGATACAGATTATGAGCACCTCGAACATGGGGATGACTTCGGTTCACCACACGAAACTTGGATTTCAAACTATTTTGGTGTTCCAACATTCGTTGTTAATTATCCAGCAAGCTTCAAGGCTTTCTACATGAAGCCAGTTCCTGGTAATCCTGAGCGCGTTCTTTGTGCAGACCTTTTGGCACCAGAAGGTTATGGTGAAATCATCGGTGGTTCAATGCGTGAAGATGACTACGATGCTCTTGTAGCTAAAATGGATGAACTCGGAATGGACCGTTCAGAATACGAATTCTACCTTGACCTACGTAAATATGGTTCAGTACCACACGGTGGCTTTGGTATCGGTATTGAACGTATGGTTACTTTCGTAGCTGGAACAAAACACATCCGTGAAGCTATTCCATTCCCACGTATGTTGCACCGTATCAAACCATAA
- the rapZ gene encoding RNase adapter RapZ, which yields MGTKKINLVVVTGMSGAGKTVAIQSFEDIGYFTIDNMPPSLVPKVIELVKHSEETDKIALVVDMRSRLFFDEINDILDKLESNEELNFKILFLDATDGELVSRYKETRRSHPLAADGRVLDGIKLERELLSPLKSLSQNVVDTTELTPRQLRKAISEQFSSEQDQSSFRIEVLSFGFKYGLPLDADLVFDVRFLPNPYYDPALRNLTGLDKEVFDYVMKHKESEEFYNHLIQLIKPILPGYKKEGKSVLTIAVGCTGGQHRSVAFAHRLAQDLKNDWTVNETHRDKDRRKETVNRS from the coding sequence ATGGGAACGAAAAAAATTAATTTAGTTGTTGTAACAGGGATGAGTGGTGCAGGTAAGACTGTAGCGATTCAATCCTTTGAGGATATTGGATACTTCACTATTGATAATATGCCACCATCTTTGGTACCTAAGGTTATTGAATTGGTAAAACATAGTGAAGAGACAGACAAGATTGCTCTTGTTGTTGACATGCGTAGTCGCTTGTTCTTCGATGAGATCAATGATATTCTGGATAAATTGGAAAGTAATGAGGAACTTAATTTCAAGATTCTATTCTTGGATGCCACGGATGGTGAATTGGTTTCTCGTTATAAAGAGACACGTCGTAGCCACCCATTGGCGGCAGATGGCCGTGTTTTGGATGGCATTAAGCTTGAGCGTGAGCTTTTGTCACCGCTTAAGAGTTTGAGTCAAAACGTGGTAGATACGACAGAATTGACTCCACGCCAACTGCGTAAGGCTATTTCTGAACAGTTCTCATCTGAACAAGACCAATCTTCTTTCCGTATTGAAGTTTTGAGTTTTGGTTTTAAATATGGATTGCCATTGGATGCAGATTTGGTTTTTGATGTCCGTTTCTTGCCAAACCCTTATTATGATCCTGCACTTCGTAACCTCACAGGTTTGGATAAAGAGGTTTTTGATTATGTCATGAAACATAAGGAATCAGAAGAGTTTTACAATCATTTGATACAACTTATTAAACCAATCTTACCTGGCTACAAAAAAGAAGGTAAGTCAGTTCTTACTATTGCTGTTGGGTGTACAGGTGGTCAACACCGTAGTGTAGCTTTTGCACATCGTCTAGCCCAAGATCTAAAAAATGATTGGACAGTCAATGAAACACATCGTGATAAGGATCGACGTAAGGAGACGGTGAATCGTTCATGA
- the queC gene encoding 7-cyano-7-deazaguanine synthase QueC, which translates to MKRQSALVVFSGGQDSTTCLFWALKHYETVELVTFAYGQRHSLEIEVAKEIAQEQGLKHHVLDMSLLGQITENALTSDIEIEAEEGEVPNTFVDGRNHLFLSFAAVLAKQRGITDIVTGVCETDFSGYPDCRDVFVKSLNVTLNLAMAYDFVIQTPLMWLDKAETWALADQLGAFDYVREKTLTCYNGIIGTGCGECPACHLRQKGLEKYLAERGEA; encoded by the coding sequence ATGAAACGTCAATCAGCTTTGGTCGTCTTTAGTGGCGGTCAAGATTCTACTACTTGCCTATTTTGGGCGCTAAAACATTATGAAACAGTTGAATTAGTTACTTTTGCTTATGGCCAACGTCATAGCTTAGAAATTGAAGTAGCTAAAGAGATTGCGCAAGAACAAGGGCTTAAACACCATGTTTTGGACATGTCTTTGCTTGGTCAAATCACTGAAAATGCCTTAACATCTGATATTGAGATTGAGGCAGAAGAAGGTGAAGTTCCTAATACCTTTGTGGACGGGCGTAATCATCTTTTCCTTTCTTTTGCAGCTGTTCTAGCTAAGCAACGTGGTATTACTGATATTGTTACGGGTGTTTGTGAGACAGACTTTTCTGGTTATCCAGACTGTCGTGATGTTTTTGTCAAATCGCTTAATGTTACACTTAATCTAGCCATGGCCTATGATTTTGTTATCCAAACCCCTCTCATGTGGTTAGATAAGGCTGAGACTTGGGCTTTAGCTGACCAACTTGGAGCTTTTGACTATGTTCGTGAAAAAACGCTAACTTGCTATAACGGTATTATTGGAACTGGTTGTGGGGAATGCCCTGCCTGTCACTTGCGTCAAAAAGGTCTTGAAAAATATCTAGCAGAAAGAGGAGAAGCTTAA
- the queE gene encoding 7-carboxy-7-deazaguanine synthase QueE — MTRERVLKLPVLEIFGPTFQGEGRAIGQKTMFVRTAGCDYHCDWCDSAFTWDGSEKPTRMTADEVIEALDALGTYDYVTLSGGNPALLAANMAELVSKLKARGVTLAVETQGSRWQEWLKDIDQVTLSPKPPSSKMEVNMETLDFIVSQLDPDKVTFKVPVFDDDDLAFAKMIQERYQPDVMFLSAGNPEPKAEGNIVQHQLGRLKELWETVAADDSWGNVRVLPQLHTLLYDNERGV, encoded by the coding sequence ATGACTAGAGAACGTGTACTCAAACTGCCAGTGCTTGAAATTTTCGGACCGACTTTTCAAGGGGAAGGCCGAGCTATCGGTCAAAAGACCATGTTTGTAAGGACAGCAGGATGTGATTACCATTGTGATTGGTGTGATTCTGCCTTTACTTGGGATGGGTCAGAGAAGCCAACACGTATGACAGCTGATGAAGTTATTGAGGCTTTAGATGCGCTAGGAACTTATGACTATGTTACTCTGTCTGGAGGAAACCCAGCTCTTTTAGCGGCAAATATGGCTGAACTCGTTTCAAAACTCAAGGCTAGAGGAGTGACTTTGGCCGTTGAAACTCAGGGTTCTCGCTGGCAGGAGTGGCTCAAGGATATTGATCAAGTAACCTTAAGTCCTAAACCACCATCATCCAAGATGGAAGTCAATATGGAAACCCTTGACTTTATTGTTTCACAACTTGATCCTGATAAAGTTACCTTCAAAGTTCCTGTTTTTGACGATGATGATTTAGCCTTTGCTAAAATGATTCAGGAACGTTATCAGCCAGATGTCATGTTTCTTTCGGCTGGTAATCCTGAACCGAAAGCAGAAGGTAATATTGTCCAACATCAATTAGGTCGCCTCAAAGAGCTTTGGGAGACAGTAGCTGCTGATGACTCATGGGGCAATGTGCGTGTTCTCCCTCAGCTTCATACTCTACTCTATGATAATGAGCGCGGAGTCTAA
- a CDS encoding DUF5590 domain-containing protein has product MRKQRSPWTKKQQFIFGIIVIVVTLIASLTAILIVATKPYVDAEKKVIAIAESKADIKTVTEFDIYHGEATYYGLLGKSGQGEKLAVIVSHDSGEVDIYKQSDGISKSVAKKAAKAYGAKDISYVHLGKYGKTPIWEVKSGTQYYLVDFISGQVIKVEGL; this is encoded by the coding sequence ATGCGTAAACAACGTTCACCCTGGACCAAAAAGCAACAGTTCATTTTTGGAATAATTGTAATCGTTGTGACCTTAATTGCCTCTTTGACTGCTATTCTTATTGTAGCGACTAAGCCTTACGTAGACGCTGAAAAGAAGGTTATTGCCATAGCAGAGAGCAAAGCAGATATTAAGACTGTTACTGAATTTGATATCTACCATGGTGAGGCTACCTATTACGGACTTCTTGGAAAGTCTGGTCAAGGTGAGAAACTGGCTGTTATCGTGAGTCATGATTCAGGTGAGGTTGATATCTACAAGCAATCGGATGGTATTAGTAAGTCAGTGGCTAAGAAAGCTGCTAAAGCCTATGGTGCTAAGGATATATCCTATGTCCACCTAGGAAAGTATGGCAAAACTCCTATTTGGGAAGTGAAGTCAGGAACCCAGTATTATCTGGTTGATTTTATCTCAGGTCAGGTTATTAAAGTGGAAGGACTATAA
- the queF gene encoding preQ(1) synthase, whose product MSQQEEMKNLTLLGNKETPYIFEYSPQVLESFDNRHTDNDYFIKFNCPEFTSLCPITGQPDFASIYISYIPDQLCVESKSLKLYLFSYRNHGDFHENCINTIGKDLVELLNPRYLEVWGKFTPRGGISIDPYYNYGRPETKYEKMAEQRLFNHDLYPENIDNR is encoded by the coding sequence ATGTCACAACAAGAAGAAATGAAAAACCTCACTCTCCTTGGTAATAAGGAGACACCTTATATTTTTGAATACTCTCCACAAGTCTTGGAGTCTTTTGATAATCGTCATACTGATAATGATTACTTTATCAAATTCAACTGTCCAGAATTTACGTCACTTTGTCCTATTACTGGGCAACCTGATTTTGCAAGCATCTATATTTCTTATATTCCAGACCAGCTCTGCGTTGAGTCTAAATCTCTAAAGCTTTACCTCTTTAGTTACCGTAATCACGGAGATTTTCATGAAAACTGTATTAATACCATTGGTAAAGATTTGGTGGAGCTTTTGAACCCTCGTTACTTGGAAGTTTGGGGTAAATTTACACCTCGTGGTGGTATTTCGATTGACCCTTATTATAATTACGGTCGTCCAGAAACTAAGTATGAAAAGATGGCAGAGCAACGTCTTTTTAATCACGATCTTTACCCAGAAAATATTGATAATCGTTAA
- a CDS encoding DUF1003 domain-containing protein, whose amino-acid sequence MQVKRVQDYISKEWFDETDGSYFERLNSRLQVLLKKDYPDLQGHDFISNISLLDYRLVFLDEVIANANEKNEHVRETVHDVTKSLLYEDQDIQEQLDSRITFGQKVADEVARFGGSWTFILSFVAFMAIWMGLNVVQPFGIAFDKYPFILLNLALSTLAAVQAPLIMMSQNRASDYDRLQARNDYHVNTQSKEEIRLLHEKIDHLVQQDQSDLLTIQKLQTEMIMGVSQQVEKMSDVIRVLKEERLERESHGNEKN is encoded by the coding sequence ATGCAGGTTAAGAGAGTTCAGGATTATATCTCTAAAGAGTGGTTCGATGAAACCGATGGCTCTTATTTCGAACGTCTAAATAGTCGTTTGCAGGTGCTTTTGAAAAAAGATTACCCTGATTTACAAGGACATGATTTTATTAGTAATATCAGTCTTTTGGATTATAGGTTGGTTTTTCTTGATGAAGTTATTGCAAATGCTAATGAGAAAAACGAACATGTTCGGGAAACCGTTCACGATGTGACCAAGAGTTTATTGTACGAGGATCAAGACATCCAGGAACAGTTGGATAGTAGGATTACTTTTGGTCAAAAAGTGGCGGATGAAGTGGCCCGATTTGGTGGATCTTGGACTTTTATCTTGTCATTCGTTGCTTTTATGGCTATTTGGATGGGGCTGAATGTTGTTCAACCCTTTGGGATTGCCTTTGATAAGTATCCATTTATTCTGTTGAATCTGGCCTTGTCTACTCTAGCGGCCGTTCAGGCACCATTGATAATGATGAGTCAGAATCGAGCATCGGATTACGACCGTTTACAAGCGCGTAACGACTATCACGTTAATACCCAGTCTAAGGAAGAAATCCGACTTTTGCATGAAAAAATAGACCACTTGGTTCAACAAGACCAATCAGATCTTCTGACAATTCAAAAATTGCAGACAGAAATGATTATGGGGGTTAGCCAACAAGTTGAGAAGATGTCAGACGTTATTCGTGTCTTGAAAGAAGAAAGACTAGAAAGGGAGTCTCATGGGAACGAAAAAAATTAA